A genomic segment from Torulaspora delbrueckii CBS 1146 chromosome 3, complete genome encodes:
- the TDEL0C04030 gene encoding cytochrome c oxidase subunit IV family protein (similar to Saccharomyces cerevisiae COX5A (YNL052W) and COX5B (YIL111W); ancestral locus Anc_2.258) produces MTIILTGIESFIVLRTSFTRVARVTPVRFAQTQALSKAAIADLQNRWEAMPAAEQQDIVSKLSERQKLSWGDLTETEKQAAWYISYSEWGPRRPVHGKGDSGYIAKGVAIGLLFSVGLFAFARQFGGEPPKTMTKEWQLKSDEYLKSKNANPWNGYSQVQSK; encoded by the coding sequence ATGACCATTATACTAACAGGAATCGAATCTTTCATAGTGTTGCGTACTTCATTCACCAGAGTCGCCCGTGTTACTCCAGTCAGATTCGCACAAACCCAGGCGTTGTCTAAGGCTGCAATCGCCGATCTACAAAACAGATGGGAAGCTATGCCAGCAGCTGAACAACAAGATATTGTGTCCAAACTCTCAGAACGTCAAAAGCTTTCATGGGGTGATTTGACAGAAACTGAAAAGCAAGCTGCGTGGTACATTTCTTACAGTGAATGGGGACCAAGAAGACCTGTTCACGGTAAAGGTGACTCCGGCTACATCGCTAAAGGTGTTGCTATTGGTCTACTTTTCTCTGTGGGACTATTCGCTTTTGCAAGACAGTTCGGTGGTGAACCTCCAAAGACAATGACCAAGGAATGGCAATTGAAATCCGATGAGTATCTAAAATCCAAGAACGCCAACCCATGGAACGGTTACTCCCAAGTTCAATCCAAATGA
- the HOS4 gene encoding Hos4p (similar to Saccharomyces cerevisiae HOS4 (YIL112W); ancestral locus Anc_2.257), whose amino-acid sequence MNEHVDPSVKKRSLSNYLSNVNLRREELEKLKKRQDEEKQQLAVQQEQLKQEEQEREKERLVKEQREQEALRRKEDQQKKTVPTEQAEIKENDIPQQAAVKDNESNLRSLDLNVEERRRSIPGDKVGDAVNTFKDHNSPQPGTSYNAQEIEKPKSETISRDDLHAMLKEPKIRRSGVVAGDNCEDEGAIDKEPKKEELSEEEIASDAPTEPASPPKPRRRRLIRGDRLSSLSPRHSTFDNESDSELSDIDELKSLKISSSFIHGDSSPVRDSHDSRHRYHQPSSPRLVRRSTSPGRAKHHIAVPKASKQKKGIYRDAGGRTRLQISCDKGNYEQAKKLIEEEGYDVNDQDNAGNTALHEAALNGHLDIVKLLIENGADVNMQSFEMFKDTPLIDASANGHLDVVKYLLSHGADPTICNAKGLTAFESIEDSDLDEQERDIVHEIKRNLRSAARNWKDEKAVPGVLNKKDKHLKNQSQLSQRSEELLGDFEFFWTDITSRAGKEKLFKASKEGKLSYVGAYLENGGKIDLKSFFEAVKFGHEDIVSLFLAFGAPVNAVSKNGTTALICAVGRGHVGTVKLLLEAGADPSKKDKNGHTASHYAENSPMGVVNTEEIELLEQAIKKSSSHVTSKEKCIKKSLEQAHVEEKTIINRQEDITDNHKDQEDDENVISIARKRRTVSPDRLENKRQTLLSEILSPEAIEPREAVSPQNIRDSKTSETSTPELESVKIPEQTPEEKEQRLKAEEEYIQRRLLNKRRKEQELLRKLALDEEKREKERAQQKIEEAKKLQERERLKQIELENKNKEAELVRRREIRSLYPIGLRLVDFNNADDYHDYLPLYFAQVGEDGSKYVLDLQVCVILKDTNFLYNEHNIQNNIPVQLKHKRQLWNIMKFIFLNGGKNAFDWNSCSLQDRIQFELQEYKKFSNLPLQWIKLQDICISDVSKRQQIEQGIVQIVLTDNIDEAWDIPTAKELAIETVQPHFLPNKFQKRHTVTHILQNHKTQPLW is encoded by the coding sequence ATGAATGAACATGTTGATCCTTCTGTGAAGAAGAGGTCGTTGAGTAATTACTTGTCGAATGTGAACctaagaagagaagaactcgaaaagttaaagaagagacaagatgaagagaaacaGCAACTGGCTGTACAACAGGAGCAGTTGAAGCaggaagaacaagagagGGAGAAAGAAAGACTTGTTAAAGAACAACGCGAACAAGAAGCCCTGCGAAGAAAGGAAGACcagcagaagaagactgTTCCAACTGAACAAGCAGAGATAAAAGAGAATGACATACCGCAACAAGCTGCTGTTAAAGATAATGAAAGTAACTTGAGAAGCCTTGATCTAAATGTTGAAGAGCGAAGGCGATCAATCCCAGGCGATAAAGTGGGGGACGCTGTAAATACATTCAAGGATCATAATAGTCCACAGCCTGGCACATCATACAATGCACAGGAGATAGAAAAACCCAAGAGTGAgacaatttcaagagatgatttACATGCTATGCTCAAAGAGCCCAAGATACGACGCAGTGGTGTTGTTGCTGGAGACAACTGCGAGGATGAAGGAGCGATCGATAAAGaacccaagaaagaagagctcaGTGAAGAGGAGATAGCCAGCGATGCACCTACCGAGCCTGCTTCACCTCCGAAACCACGTCGTCGCAGATTAATAAGAGGAGACCGACTTTCGTCCTTATCTCCACGACATTCAACTTTCGATAATGAATCGGACTCAGAGCTATCCGACATAGATGAGCTTAAAAGCCTAAAGATTTCCAGCAGCTTTATACATGGTGACTCATCACCGGTGAGAGATTCCCACGATAGCAGGCACCGTTACCACCAGCCATCATCTCCCCGCTTGGTACGGCGCTCCACATCCCCAGGACGTGCTAAACACCATATTGCGGTTCCCAAAGCGTCGAAACAGAAGAAAGGGATTTATAGAGATGCTGGTGGAAGGACCAGGCTCCAGATTTCATGCGACAAAGGCAACTACGAGCAGGCAAAGAAGCTtattgaggaagaaggtTACGATGTGAATGATCAAGATAATGCCGGAAACACAGCATTACACGAAGCTGCTCTTAACGGGCACCTTGATATCGTCAAGCTATTGATCGAGAATGGCGCTGATGTCAATATGCAATCGTTTGAAATGTTCAAAGATACGCCGCTAATAGACGCATCTGCGAATGGACATCTTGACGTTGTCAAATATCTTTTATCGCATGGGGCAGACCCAACAATATGCAACGCAAAGGGATTAACGGCATTCGAATCTATAGAGGATTCGGATTTAGATGAGCAAGAAAGAGATATTGTTCACGAAataaagagaaatttgagAAGTGCAGCAAGAAACTGGAAGGATGAAAAAGCTGTGCCTGGCGTACTTaacaagaaggataaaCACCTGAAAAATCAGTCACAGCTTTCCCAGCGATCAGAAGAGTTATTGGGCGATTTTGAGTTCTTTTGGACCGATATCACCTCGAGAGCTGGTAAggaaaaactcttcaaggCATCGAAAGAAGGCAAGTTATCCTACGTAGGAGCTTATCTCGAGAACGGCGGAAAGATAGATCTGAAATCCTTTTTTGAAGCAGTAAAGTTTGGTCACGAAGACATCGTGAGTTTGTTCCTAGCATTTGGGGCGCCTGTTAATGCTGTATCGAAGAATGGGACTACTGCGCTCATCTGTGCTGTCGGAAGAGGTCACGTCGGTACGGTAAAACTTTTATTGGAAGCCGGTGCGGATCCAAGTAAGAAGGACAAGAATGGTCATACAGCCTCGCATTACGCTGAAAATAGTCCAATGGGTGTTGTAAACACAGAGGAGATTGAGCTTTTGGAGCAAGCAATTAAAAAATCCAGCTCGCATGTAACCTCAAAGGAAAAGTGTATTAAGAAATCGCTTGAGCAAGCAcatgttgaagaaaaaaccaTTATAAACAGGCAAGAAGATATCACGGATAACCACAAGgaccaagaagatgatgagaacgTTATCAGTATAgcaaggaaaagaaggacaGTGTCTCCTGATAGATTAGAAAATAAAAGGCAAACCCTATTAAGTGAAATACTGTCACCTGAGGCAATAGAACCCAGAGAGGCTGTTAGCCCCCAAAACATACGCGATTCAAAGACTAGCGAGACATCAACACCAGAGCTTGAAAGTGTAAAGATACCTGAACAAacaccagaagaaaaagaacAGCGATTGAaagcagaggaagagtacATACAAAGGAGGCTACtgaacaagagaagaaaggaaCAAGAGCTTTTGAGAAAGCTAGCCCTTGATGAGGAGAAAAGAGAGAAGGAAAGGGCTCAACAAAAAATTGAGGAGgccaagaaacttcaagaaagggAAAGGTTGAAACAGATTGAGTTAGAAAATAAGAACAAGGAAGCGGAACTTGTCAGAAGACGCGAGATAAGATCTTTGTATCCGATAGGACTGCGACTGGTGGACTTCAATAACGCCGATGACTATCATGACTACTTGCCATTATACTTTGCTCAGGTGGGAGAAGACGGCTCCAAATACGTTCTCGATTTACAGGTCTGTGTCATTTTGAAGGATACCAACTTTTTATACAATGAACACAACATTCAGAACAATATTCCTGTACAATTGAAACACAAGCGACAACTATGGAATATTATGaagttcatctttttgaatgGCGGTAAAAATGCGTTCGACTGGAACTCCTGCAGCCTACAAGATAGAATACAGTTTGAGTTGCAAGAATacaaaaaattttcgaacTTGCCCCTGCAATGGATTAAGCTCCAGGATATATGCATCAGCGATGTCTCAAAGAGACAACAGATAGAGCAAGGCATAGTACAAATAGTCCTAACTGACAATATCGATGAAGCATGGGACATTCCTACAGCAAAAGAGCTCGCGATCGAGACCGTACAGCCTCACTTCTTGCCCAATAAgtttcaaaagagacaCACAGTTACACATATTTTACAAAACCACAAAACTCAACCATTGTGGTGA